One genomic window of Evansella cellulosilytica DSM 2522 includes the following:
- a CDS encoding winged helix-turn-helix transcriptional regulator: protein MKEANTVVIECSIEKALNVIGGKWSFLILKELFEEKKRFGELQKSIKKISPKALTDTLRHLEDNEVLTRTVYPTVPVTVEYSLTEKGQALHKMIKEMKIWGSTWA from the coding sequence ATGAAGGAAGCTAATACTGTTGTTATTGAATGTTCCATTGAAAAGGCGCTAAATGTAATAGGAGGTAAGTGGTCCTTTTTAATTTTAAAAGAACTTTTTGAGGAGAAAAAAAGGTTCGGTGAGCTACAAAAATCTATTAAAAAAATTAGCCCAAAAGCTTTAACAGACACTTTACGCCACTTAGAAGATAACGAAGTATTAACCCGAACAGTATATCCAACAGTACCTGTAACAGTAGAGTACTCATTAACGGAAAAAGGACAAGCATTGCATAAAATGATAAAGGAAATGAAGATTTGGGGATCGACGTGGGCATAG
- a CDS encoding DUF6944 family repetitive protein, which yields MNNQLLDVIGNWIETAGQTIAAIAETEELGSNVIRGKYKGIIGNGLQGIGNTLQAIAEDESSIAEMGDWLQAVGTFSNAVSEYLVVFQEADEQTSLRVQILGDSLQSLGSYVESIDKLGTAPLTVLGNIAQSIGAMIEGIGVLYDIKIEDEEDNRGQVLQTIGGWIQAFGTAYQAVGAQRAYLYDTEW from the coding sequence GTGAATAATCAACTTTTAGACGTTATTGGTAACTGGATTGAAACGGCTGGACAAACAATTGCTGCTATTGCGGAAACGGAAGAGCTTGGAAGTAATGTCATTAGAGGTAAATACAAAGGGATCATCGGAAACGGTCTTCAAGGCATTGGAAACACCCTACAGGCAATCGCAGAGGACGAAAGTAGTATTGCTGAAATGGGAGATTGGTTACAGGCTGTAGGTACATTTTCCAATGCTGTATCAGAGTATTTAGTTGTATTTCAAGAAGCTGATGAACAAACGAGCTTAAGAGTACAAATCCTAGGGGACTCTCTTCAGTCATTAGGTTCATACGTTGAGTCGATTGATAAATTAGGCACGGCTCCACTAACGGTGTTAGGTAACATCGCACAATCAATTGGTGCTATGATCGAGGGAATCGGCGTGTTATATGATATAAAAATTGAGGATGAAGAAGATAATCGAGGCCAAGTACTTCAAACAATTGGTGGATGGATCCAAGCATTTGGTACGGCTTACCAAGCTGTGGGGGCACAAAGAGCATATCTCTATGATACAGAGTGGTAG
- a CDS encoding DUF6944 family repetitive protein: MSEQQFLYIAGNWIEAIGANVAAAGVSIEIQDSTIGKWTRIIGDGIQGIGNFMIAEANEDSLAALGNRIQGIASEGNAVLAYHELMDDNEEINNQLEIISDSLQALGSYITAVARSDDNPPKAFGNELQAIGAIVEAIGVTNKLKSEEELGDQLRNIGKWIQGVGTIIQALSVTPGVTIFQREK, from the coding sequence ATGTCAGAACAACAATTTCTTTATATAGCTGGAAACTGGATAGAGGCAATTGGTGCAAACGTTGCTGCGGCTGGTGTAAGTATAGAAATACAAGATAGTACGATAGGAAAGTGGACTCGAATTATCGGGGATGGTATCCAAGGTATAGGAAACTTTATGATAGCTGAAGCAAATGAAGATTCACTTGCAGCATTAGGCAATAGGATTCAAGGAATAGCTTCGGAAGGAAATGCCGTTTTAGCCTATCATGAATTAATGGATGATAACGAAGAAATAAACAATCAGCTAGAAATCATCAGTGATTCTCTGCAAGCGTTAGGATCCTATATTACTGCGGTTGCTAGAAGTGATGATAATCCTCCTAAAGCATTCGGGAATGAACTACAAGCAATTGGTGCAATCGTAGAAGCAATAGGTGTCACGAACAAATTAAAGTCTGAAGAGGAGCTGGGAGATCAGTTACGAAATATTGGGAAATGGATTCAAGGAGTTGGTACAATCATACAAGCACTATCAGTAACTCCTGGTGTCACGATATTTCAGAGAGAAAAATAA
- a CDS encoding LysM peptidoglycan-binding domain-containing protein, producing the protein MKKYLISAATTATLAFLLFTGKVDAQTYHVQSGDSLWRIANNNQVTVQQLMTWNNLSSSTIFVGQSLTVQAQQARTYTVKSGDSLSVIARNHNTTVNAIRSLNNLSSDLIRIGQVLQIPSSSNVQQVSNNTQNVGSYTVKSGDSLSVIARNYNTTVAELRSLNGLNSDLIRVGQVLQVPQAQSGNQSQQQSATTYTVRAGDSLWKIATDHNLTVNQLRQFNNLSSDVIRVGQVLRLTSSSNTNNTSTNNTTSQVQQGFNVEALIEEARKHIGVPYVWGGSTTRGFDCSGYLQYVFNTQGISIPRTVATIWNATTPVSTPRVGDIVFFETYTSGPSHAGIFIGNNQFIHAGSSTGVTITSMNNSYWSQRYLGARSVR; encoded by the coding sequence ATGAAAAAATATTTGATATCTGCAGCAACTACTGCTACATTGGCGTTCTTATTATTTACAGGAAAAGTAGATGCACAAACATATCATGTTCAATCAGGAGATTCACTTTGGAGAATAGCAAATAACAATCAAGTAACTGTTCAACAGTTAATGACGTGGAATAACTTATCATCCTCTACTATATTTGTAGGACAATCACTTACAGTACAAGCACAACAGGCGAGAACGTACACTGTAAAATCAGGTGATAGCTTGTCTGTTATCGCAAGAAATCATAACACTACGGTAAATGCAATAAGATCATTAAATAACTTATCTTCAGACTTGATTCGTATTGGACAAGTGTTACAAATACCATCTTCATCAAATGTGCAACAAGTGTCTAATAACACACAAAATGTAGGGTCATACACAGTAAAATCAGGAGATAGTCTTTCTGTTATTGCTAGAAATTACAATACTACAGTTGCTGAGTTACGATCACTTAATGGTTTGAACTCTGATTTAATCCGAGTAGGACAAGTTTTACAAGTTCCTCAAGCACAGTCAGGAAATCAATCACAGCAACAATCGGCTACAACATACACTGTAAGAGCTGGAGATAGCTTATGGAAAATTGCAACAGACCATAACCTTACAGTAAATCAATTAAGACAATTTAATAACCTATCATCTGACGTTATACGTGTAGGACAAGTGTTAAGGTTAACATCATCTAGCAACACAAATAACACAAGCACAAATAACACAACTTCACAAGTTCAACAAGGCTTTAATGTTGAGGCGTTGATTGAAGAAGCAAGAAAACATATCGGTGTTCCTTACGTTTGGGGAGGTTCAACAACACGTGGATTCGATTGTAGTGGTTATTTACAATATGTATTTAACACACAAGGAATTAGTATTCCAAGAACAGTTGCAACTATTTGGAATGCAACGACACCAGTTTCTACTCCACGAGTAGGCGATATCGTCTTCTTTGAAACATACACATCAGGTCCATCACACGCAGGAATCTTTATTGGAAATAACCAATTTATCCACGCTGGATCATCTACTGGTGTAACAATAACGAGTATGAATAACTCTTACTGGTCCCAACGCTATTTAGGTGCAAGATCAGTTCGATAA
- a CDS encoding YndM family protein produces MKHVIALLIKFGFVSLVLLSTLTFFEVAISWILFAAFIAVIPAYVIGDLLIYPRYGNFIASLADLGLYSIVLWLLNVTVMDGIVPTLGFALLAAFFISFLEAIYHEFVLVKAFNMKKGTMFSPPQFSTEFAEDMDVTEELKKKKKD; encoded by the coding sequence ATGAAGCACGTCATTGCATTATTAATAAAATTTGGATTTGTCAGCCTAGTTCTATTGTCTACATTAACTTTTTTTGAAGTAGCTATTTCTTGGATTTTATTTGCTGCTTTTATTGCAGTAATACCTGCTTATGTCATTGGGGATTTACTCATTTATCCTCGATACGGAAACTTCATTGCATCTCTTGCTGACTTAGGGCTTTACTCTATTGTGCTTTGGTTACTAAATGTCACGGTTATGGACGGAATTGTCCCTACGTTAGGATTTGCACTTTTAGCAGCATTCTTTATCTCCTTTTTAGAAGCAATTTATCATGAATTCGTATTAGTGAAAGCATTTAATATGAAAAAAGGCACGATGTTCTCTCCACCGCAGTTTAGCACGGAATTCGCTGAGGATATGGACGTAACTGAGGAATTAAAGAAAAAGAAGAAAGATTAA
- a CDS encoding GNAT family N-acetyltransferase: MIELPTEFYTERLMIRMPLPGDGEKVFKAINASITELKPWLPFAQKQQTLEDVEENIREAHVKFLSREDLRLLIFSRETGELIGCSGLHRINWDIPKCEIGYWIDTRYSGKGYMTEAITRITEYAFKEIKAKRVEICCDEQNDRSRAVAERLDFTLDAILKNDDLSPDGKQVRNTCIYSKVTDQDNK; the protein is encoded by the coding sequence ATGATAGAGTTACCAACGGAATTTTACACCGAAAGATTAATGATCAGAATGCCGTTACCGGGTGATGGGGAAAAGGTGTTTAAGGCAATTAATGCATCGATAACTGAATTAAAGCCGTGGTTACCATTTGCTCAAAAGCAGCAAACGTTAGAAGATGTTGAGGAAAATATACGAGAAGCTCATGTGAAGTTTTTAAGTCGAGAGGACTTACGACTTCTTATTTTTTCTAGAGAAACCGGTGAACTCATCGGCTGTTCTGGTTTACATAGAATTAATTGGGACATTCCTAAGTGCGAGATTGGCTACTGGATCGATACGCGCTATAGCGGAAAAGGGTACATGACTGAAGCGATAACGAGAATAACGGAATATGCATTTAAGGAAATAAAAGCAAAAAGGGTAGAAATATGCTGCGACGAACAAAATGATCGTAGTAGAGCTGTAGCAGAAAGATTAGATTTCACATTAGATGCAATATTAAAAAATGATGACCTATCTCCCGACGGTAAACAAGTAAGAAATACATGCATATATTCCAAAGTCACAGATCAAGATAATAAGTAA
- a CDS encoding MerR family transcriptional regulator, whose amino-acid sequence MISIKEVAKQTGVTVRTLRHYDHIGLLKPLGKTEGGHRLYGEDEMKKLQGIQFLKTLRFSLAEIKDLLDDNTHDWYMELQNQLNYCINEKQKLEQMESLIRGLMNEFTIEGKNDLSHIQQLIRMYEDNSHERERFRQERFTEKEHELLDLLPNINNGDPDTIEWVSLLAQIKKHMNKGVDSTEIQSIIRRMLEKEKETFGNDPQFSEKLWEVRSSQEESKKAGFYPIEQEVIEFVEEATNFYLKGDK is encoded by the coding sequence ATGATTTCTATTAAAGAAGTAGCCAAGCAAACTGGTGTTACTGTTAGAACGTTACGACATTATGATCATATCGGTTTGTTAAAGCCTTTAGGCAAGACTGAAGGTGGGCATCGCTTGTACGGGGAAGATGAAATGAAGAAGCTACAAGGAATCCAATTTTTAAAAACATTAAGATTTAGCCTAGCAGAAATAAAAGATTTATTAGATGATAATACACATGATTGGTACATGGAATTACAAAATCAATTAAACTACTGCATAAACGAAAAGCAGAAACTTGAACAAATGGAGTCCTTGATTCGAGGTTTGATGAACGAATTTACTATCGAGGGAAAAAATGATCTTTCCCATATTCAACAGCTTATTCGAATGTATGAAGATAATTCACATGAAAGAGAACGATTTCGACAAGAACGTTTTACTGAAAAAGAACACGAGCTCTTAGACCTTTTGCCTAATATTAATAATGGTGATCCAGATACAATAGAGTGGGTATCCTTACTTGCACAAATAAAAAAACATATGAATAAAGGCGTTGACTCAACTGAAATACAATCAATTATTCGTCGTATGCTAGAAAAAGAAAAAGAGACTTTTGGAAATGACCCGCAGTTTAGTGAAAAATTGTGGGAGGTTAGAAGCTCACAAGAGGAATCAAAAAAAGCAGGTTTCTACCCCATTGAACAAGAAGTCATTGAATTTGTTGAAGAAGCGACGAATTTTTATTTAAAGGGGGATAAATAA
- a CDS encoding polyprenyl synthetase family protein, translating to MRVHQMWDGYPELKTNLSSVLSLIESHVRVRDKTVAATINNLVHSGGKLLRPAYSLLCSQIGPDSEKEKAVAVAAAIEAIHMASLVHDDVIDDADTRHNHATIHTMHGNKFAIYSGDYLFCISFQILAQHASSLAHLDFNTRGMEKILAGELDQLNSRFKPSLSVKSYLSRVAGKTAQLFAISCYSGAMEGGATRKQAMNAWNMGHYIGMTFQIMDDILDFKGSSHCLGKPVMSDLQQGIYTLPLIYAMQQKPNAFKPFLEKKDMLTENDLTVIAELIDQYKGVEKAQALADKYTAKALKQLSKLPSGDYKEILEEVTTKLLKRKS from the coding sequence ATGCGTGTACATCAAATGTGGGATGGATATCCTGAATTAAAAACAAATTTATCTTCTGTACTCTCTTTAATAGAGTCACATGTTCGTGTTCGTGACAAAACCGTTGCAGCAACCATTAATAATCTTGTTCACTCTGGTGGAAAGCTTCTCAGGCCTGCGTATTCACTCTTATGCTCCCAAATCGGACCAGATAGTGAAAAAGAAAAAGCAGTAGCCGTTGCGGCTGCGATTGAAGCCATTCACATGGCCTCCCTCGTTCATGATGACGTTATTGATGATGCGGACACGAGGCATAATCATGCAACGATTCATACAATGCATGGAAATAAATTTGCGATTTATTCAGGTGATTATTTGTTTTGTATTAGCTTTCAAATACTCGCTCAGCATGCTAGTTCCTTAGCCCATCTAGATTTTAACACTAGAGGAATGGAAAAAATACTAGCTGGTGAACTAGATCAATTAAATTCAAGATTTAAGCCATCGTTAAGTGTAAAAAGCTATTTATCAAGAGTTGCAGGGAAAACAGCTCAGCTTTTCGCCATTAGTTGTTATTCAGGTGCAATGGAAGGTGGTGCTACTCGAAAACAAGCAATGAACGCTTGGAATATGGGGCACTACATTGGAATGACCTTTCAAATAATGGATGACATATTAGATTTTAAAGGGTCTTCACATTGCCTTGGGAAGCCTGTGATGAGTGATTTGCAGCAAGGAATTTACACGTTACCGTTAATTTATGCTATGCAGCAAAAGCCTAACGCCTTTAAACCATTCCTAGAAAAAAAAGACATGCTAACAGAAAATGACTTAACAGTAATAGCCGAGCTCATTGACCAATATAAAGGAGTAGAAAAGGCACAGGCACTTGCTGATAAGTATACAGCAAAAGCGTTAAAACAGCTTAGCAAGCTCCCTTCCGGTGATTACAAAGAAATATTGGAGGAAGTTACTACAAAGCTACTAAAAAGAAAATCCTGA